In Halopseudomonas xinjiangensis, a single genomic region encodes these proteins:
- a CDS encoding hotdog fold domain-containing protein, which yields MVGTVTLLGQNITIASRFCGPPQSGNGGYVAGLLAKAMPAGCQVTLHAPPPLDAPLTLSAADDGMQLHHEGRLLASARPYELAMTVPPAPSIDASSAAQQRFEGIVRHDLPGCFVCGPNRDPGDGLRIFAGPLDDPKQSVAALWTPDASLADRDETVASEFLWAALDCPGFFAVRPVSGLALLGRFAARLLEPVRVGETLIVNGWAIRHDGRKHQTGTALYRENGSLVAFAEATWISIPGR from the coding sequence ATGGTAGGAACCGTCACTCTCCTGGGGCAAAACATCACCATCGCTTCGCGTTTTTGCGGGCCCCCGCAAAGCGGCAATGGCGGCTATGTTGCCGGATTACTGGCCAAAGCGATGCCGGCCGGCTGCCAGGTAACCCTGCACGCCCCGCCGCCGCTGGACGCCCCACTGACCCTGAGTGCAGCCGACGACGGTATGCAACTGCATCACGAAGGTCGCTTGTTGGCCAGCGCGCGCCCGTATGAACTAGCGATGACGGTACCACCGGCGCCGTCCATCGACGCGTCCAGCGCCGCTCAGCAACGCTTCGAGGGCATCGTCCGCCATGACCTGCCGGGCTGCTTCGTCTGTGGGCCCAATCGCGATCCGGGCGACGGGCTTCGGATCTTTGCCGGCCCACTGGATGATCCGAAGCAGAGTGTCGCTGCACTATGGACACCCGACGCATCACTGGCGGACCGGGACGAGACGGTCGCCAGCGAATTCCTCTGGGCGGCACTCGACTGCCCGGGATTCTTCGCCGTTCGCCCCGTATCCGGACTGGCGTTACTCGGCCGGTTCGCGGCCAGGCTGCTGGAGCCGGTGCGCGTGGGCGAGACGCTCATCGTCAATGGCTGGGCGATTCGTCACGACGGGCGTAAACACCAGACAGGCACGGCCCTGTACCGCGAGAACGGTTCGTTGGTTGCTTTCGCTGAAGCCACCTGGATCAGCATCCCAGGCCGCTGA
- a CDS encoding SDR family NAD(P)-dependent oxidoreductase: MQPIDLSGKRILLTHAEAFMGPALHDMFKRCGAEVIAAQGALANPGEAEAVIEQAGQIDALVANLGVPAPNTPAVDVTDDEWKLMFTHMVDPLQRLVRAALPKMIERQSGKILLMGSASALRGIKRASSYSAARGAQLAYIRSVALEAAPHNVKINAIAQNFVDNPTYFPEDIQANPAFQARLKREVPLGRLVSAEEDASFAAYLCSDAADCFVGQIFPVCGGWAD, from the coding sequence ATGCAACCGATAGACCTGTCCGGCAAACGTATCCTGCTTACTCACGCCGAAGCTTTCATGGGCCCGGCCCTGCACGACATGTTCAAACGCTGCGGCGCCGAGGTGATCGCAGCGCAGGGAGCATTGGCCAATCCTGGCGAGGCGGAAGCCGTTATCGAGCAGGCCGGCCAGATCGATGCGCTGGTCGCCAACCTCGGCGTGCCTGCACCGAACACGCCGGCGGTCGACGTGACCGATGACGAATGGAAACTGATGTTCACCCATATGGTCGACCCGCTGCAGCGGCTCGTCCGCGCTGCTCTGCCAAAAATGATCGAGCGCCAGTCCGGCAAGATATTGCTGATGGGCAGCGCCTCGGCCTTGCGTGGCATCAAGCGCGCGTCGAGCTACAGTGCAGCACGGGGGGCACAGTTGGCCTACATCCGCTCAGTGGCCCTGGAAGCGGCTCCGCACAATGTAAAGATCAACGCCATCGCTCAGAATTTTGTCGATAACCCGACCTACTTTCCCGAAGATATCCAGGCCAATCCTGCTTTTCAGGCCCGGCTCAAGCGGGAGGTGCCGCTCGGCCGGCTGGTCTCGGCAGAGGAGGACGCCTCCTTCGCCGCTTACCTGTGCAGCGACGCGGCGGACTGCTTTGTCGGACAGATCTTTCCGGTATGCGGCGGATGGGCTGACTGA
- a CDS encoding alpha/beta fold hydrolase produces MTDQQILHVNDIDLSVHFAGPETGKPVWLLHGFPECWYSWRHQMAALADAGFRVCVPEMRGYGRTSAPQPIEAYDLITLCSDIQAAMDHLGHTEVAMVGHDWGAPVAWHLALLEPERVKVVCGMSVPFGGRPKRPAIDIMREHFKDRFHYILYFQEPGRAEQELEADIPRTLRLAMHGLSESGKSNALFNDKPADARWLEDRVDPGVPPEWCPPDAFDVYVATFERCGFRGPLNWYRNFQRSWERTADLAGLQIEQPALFLIGDRDPVGEMEAYTIQKMPSLVPKVEQHVFTDCGHWIQGEQAEEVNRLLLEFLGRTYT; encoded by the coding sequence ATGACCGACCAGCAGATCCTTCACGTCAACGACATCGACCTGAGCGTCCACTTCGCCGGCCCCGAAACAGGCAAGCCGGTCTGGCTGCTGCACGGGTTTCCCGAATGCTGGTATTCCTGGCGACACCAGATGGCAGCACTCGCGGACGCCGGTTTCCGCGTCTGCGTTCCGGAAATGCGCGGCTACGGCCGGACCAGCGCACCGCAACCGATCGAAGCCTATGACCTGATCACGCTCTGCAGCGACATTCAGGCGGCGATGGACCATCTCGGGCACACCGAAGTGGCGATGGTCGGCCACGACTGGGGTGCGCCTGTGGCCTGGCACCTGGCGTTGCTGGAACCTGAGCGGGTCAAGGTGGTTTGCGGGATGTCGGTGCCCTTCGGCGGACGGCCCAAGCGCCCGGCGATCGACATCATGCGCGAGCATTTCAAGGACCGCTTCCATTACATCCTGTATTTCCAGGAGCCCGGACGCGCGGAGCAGGAACTCGAGGCGGATATTCCCAGAACCCTGCGCCTGGCGATGCATGGACTCTCGGAGAGCGGCAAGAGCAATGCGCTGTTCAATGACAAGCCGGCCGACGCGCGATGGCTGGAAGACCGTGTCGACCCCGGCGTGCCGCCGGAGTGGTGCCCACCCGACGCGTTCGACGTATACGTAGCGACTTTCGAGCGTTGCGGATTCCGGGGCCCGCTGAACTGGTATCGCAACTTCCAGCGCAGCTGGGAACGTACCGCCGACCTGGCTGGCCTGCAGATCGAACAACCGGCACTATTCCTGATCGGCGACCGGGACCCGGTTGGCGAAATGGAGGCCTACACCATTCAGAAAATGCCCAGCCTTGTACCCAAGGTGGAGCAGCACGTGTTCACCGACTGCGGCCACTGGATTCAGGGCGAGCAGGCCGAGGAGGTAAACCGGCTGCTGCTCGAGTTTCTCGGCCGCACCTATACCTGA
- a CDS encoding BLUF domain-containing protein, translating to MTELVRIVYISRADFRPTTAEDGVDANVAQILAVSRRNNHHSGVVGMLHYGDGCFFQCLEGERSKIAALYRRLRRDGRHHDLKLLVHEPIRRLSFPDWSMKFIPTDDHVRGLLDEHGFSEFDPYRFDHHLVERMLKLMQGSADPTHDDPVFTPSAPARSTTFAHEPPTQAGGPAPSGRWPLIISLLALSLSVLSLLLAIGRSGT from the coding sequence ATGACAGAGCTGGTTCGCATCGTCTACATCAGTCGCGCAGACTTCCGGCCGACCACGGCGGAAGATGGAGTGGACGCCAACGTGGCACAGATACTCGCTGTCTCGCGACGCAATAATCACCATAGCGGCGTGGTCGGCATGCTTCATTATGGCGATGGCTGTTTCTTCCAGTGTCTGGAAGGCGAGCGCAGCAAGATCGCTGCGTTATACCGCCGACTGCGCCGGGACGGACGTCATCATGACTTGAAGTTGCTGGTGCACGAGCCGATTCGGCGCCTCTCGTTTCCCGACTGGTCGATGAAGTTCATACCCACCGATGACCATGTCAGGGGCTTGCTGGACGAGCATGGCTTCAGTGAGTTTGATCCCTACCGCTTCGATCACCACCTGGTGGAACGCATGCTCAAGTTGATGCAGGGCAGCGCCGACCCGACCCACGACGACCCTGTATTCACGCCCTCGGCACCGGCGCGCTCGACGACCTTTGCGCACGAACCGCCGACCCAGGCCGGCGGCCCGGCTCCCTCCGGTCGCTGGCCACTGATCATCAGCTTGCTGGCCCTGAGCCTGAGCGTGCTCAGCCTGCTACTGGCAATCGGGCGCAGCGGGACATGA
- a CDS encoding lysophospholipid acyltransferase family protein, with product MSSNPGKVTAATVWQRITVFLASLLVTVGYCVDVLWRAALGRLDRSRVDRYTRSWSGWLLRLIRMRLSVEGSCPDFNDGRRYIILCNHASHYDIPASFVAMPGSIRMLAKSELYRIPLLGAAMRAAEFPSINRHQRERAVADLQRARKMMESGIVLWAAPEGTRSPHGRLLPFKKGCFHLALDTGAIVVPVAIRGIHRVLPARTRQFNFGQSVSLHIGEPIDSARYDLAGLMTETRRRMVDLLGEQPEEASAAETSNDSLTRPQVS from the coding sequence ATGTCATCGAACCCAGGGAAGGTTACGGCCGCGACCGTGTGGCAACGTATCACTGTATTCCTTGCTTCGCTCCTGGTCACCGTCGGGTATTGTGTCGACGTGCTCTGGCGCGCCGCGCTAGGTCGACTGGACCGCAGTCGTGTCGACCGTTACACCCGCAGCTGGTCCGGCTGGTTACTCCGCCTGATCCGGATGCGCCTGAGCGTCGAGGGCAGCTGCCCTGACTTCAATGACGGGCGCCGGTACATCATCCTCTGCAATCACGCCAGCCACTACGATATTCCTGCTAGCTTTGTCGCCATGCCGGGCTCCATTCGCATGCTGGCCAAGTCGGAGCTGTATCGTATTCCGCTGCTGGGTGCTGCGATGCGCGCGGCTGAGTTTCCGTCCATCAACCGGCATCAGCGCGAACGAGCAGTGGCCGATTTGCAACGCGCCCGGAAGATGATGGAATCGGGGATCGTGTTGTGGGCGGCACCAGAGGGAACACGCTCGCCGCATGGACGCCTGTTGCCGTTCAAGAAAGGGTGTTTTCATCTGGCGCTGGACACCGGTGCGATCGTGGTGCCGGTGGCGATCAGAGGTATTCACCGGGTGCTGCCGGCCAGGACGCGGCAATTCAACTTCGGTCAGTCGGTATCGCTGCACATCGGTGAGCCTATCGACAGCGCCCGCTATGACCTGGCCGGCCTGATGACCGAGACGCGGCGGCGAATGGTGGACCTGCTCGGGGAGCAACCGGAAGAGGCGTCTGCCGCCGAAACGTCGAACGATTCGCTGACACGACCTCAAGTGTCCTGA
- a CDS encoding efflux transporter outer membrane subunit, with translation MQIKFVASLAGALLMLTGCAINTPQPDASVAMPATWNTQTRNEDWPSADWWRAYQAPALDALLEQARLGNLDLATSAAQLLQADAQLQQAGASLLPQVSGSFSASRSQSENQTSSQTSSNRSSFGAALNASYEVDFWGRNRATVESARATLQASRFDRETLGLGIDASVASTWFQWLEVQERLALARRSLDNAERVLQLIDARQRFGAADQLEVSQQRTLVLQLRASLPALEQSELQLRNALALLLGTAPGERMPATETLGTLVVPEIGAGLPAELLARRPDIRASEARLAAANADLNAARAALYPSIQLTGQLGVQSLALSGLVNDPTSTWNLVAGLTQPIFQGGRLRAQVDLSEARQQELLVDYRRTVLQALQDADTALGAVYQARVRFALLEQATAEAQRAFELAETRYRAGAITQQSLLDTQRTWYQSQDTLLQQRSAWLQSTVDLFRALGGGWQEPALSYAEPPRPGE, from the coding sequence GTGCAGATTAAATTCGTTGCCTCGCTCGCAGGCGCCCTCCTCATGCTCACCGGCTGCGCGATCAACACACCACAGCCGGACGCAAGCGTAGCGATGCCGGCGACATGGAACACGCAGACCCGGAACGAAGATTGGCCGTCGGCGGACTGGTGGCGCGCCTACCAGGCCCCGGCGCTTGACGCGCTGCTTGAACAAGCACGCCTGGGGAATCTTGATCTGGCGACTTCCGCCGCGCAGTTGCTGCAAGCCGATGCCCAGCTGCAACAAGCTGGCGCCAGCTTGCTGCCTCAGGTGAGCGGAAGCTTCAGCGCTTCACGTTCGCAGAGCGAGAACCAGACCAGCAGCCAGACCAGCAGCAACCGCAGCAGTTTTGGCGCAGCGCTCAACGCCAGCTACGAAGTGGACTTCTGGGGACGCAACCGCGCCACTGTCGAATCTGCCAGGGCGACGCTGCAAGCGAGCCGGTTCGATCGCGAGACCCTCGGTTTGGGCATCGATGCCAGCGTCGCCAGCACCTGGTTCCAGTGGCTGGAGGTGCAGGAACGACTCGCTCTCGCCCGCCGCAGCCTGGACAATGCCGAGCGCGTTCTTCAGCTGATCGACGCACGGCAGCGCTTTGGTGCAGCCGACCAGCTCGAAGTCAGCCAGCAACGCACCCTGGTGTTGCAGCTGCGCGCCTCACTGCCCGCGCTCGAGCAGAGCGAGCTGCAACTACGTAATGCACTGGCGTTGCTGCTCGGCACGGCGCCGGGCGAAAGGATGCCGGCGACCGAGACGCTCGGTACCCTCGTGGTGCCGGAAATAGGCGCGGGCCTCCCCGCCGAACTGCTTGCCCGACGCCCGGACATTCGGGCCAGCGAGGCCCGACTGGCCGCGGCGAACGCCGATCTCAACGCAGCCCGTGCGGCCTTGTATCCCTCCATCCAGCTGACTGGGCAACTGGGCGTGCAAAGTCTGGCCTTGTCCGGCTTGGTCAACGACCCGACGAGCACCTGGAACCTGGTTGCCGGGCTGACCCAGCCGATATTCCAGGGCGGCCGGTTGCGTGCTCAGGTCGACCTGTCCGAAGCGCGCCAGCAGGAACTACTGGTCGATTACCGGCGTACTGTATTGCAGGCGCTTCAGGACGCCGACACGGCGCTCGGCGCGGTTTATCAGGCGCGCGTTCGCTTCGCCTTGCTCGAACAGGCAACCGCCGAGGCGCAGCGCGCCTTCGAACTCGCCGAGACCCGCTATCGCGCCGGCGCGATCACTCAGCAGTCACTACTCGATACTCAGCGCACCTGGTATCAGAGCCAGGACACTCTCTTGCAGCAGCGCTCTGCCTGGCTTCAGTCGACAGTCGACCTGTTCCGCGCCCTGGGTGGCGGCTGGCAGGAGCCGGCGTTAAGCTACGCGGAGCCACCCCGCCCAGGAGAGTAG